A single genomic interval of Brevibacillus brevis harbors:
- the mntR gene encoding transcriptional regulator MntR, with translation MPPTPSMEDYLERIYNLIEEKGYARVSDIAEALEVHPSSVTKMVQKLDKDKYLVYEKYRGLVLTPKGKKIGKRLVDRHSLLEEFMRIIGLDEEHIYQDVEGIEHHLSWESITCLEYLVQYFEADPKRIEELRNIRLLDEQKEE, from the coding sequence ATGCCGCCGACGCCGAGTATGGAAGACTATTTGGAACGCATTTACAACTTAATTGAAGAAAAGGGCTATGCTCGTGTCTCCGATATTGCTGAAGCGTTGGAAGTACATCCCTCTTCGGTCACGAAAATGGTTCAGAAGCTAGACAAAGACAAGTATCTCGTTTATGAAAAATACCGTGGGCTTGTATTGACGCCAAAAGGGAAGAAAATCGGAAAACGCCTAGTGGATCGTCACAGTCTTCTGGAAGAATTTATGCGGATCATTGGCTTGGATGAAGAGCATATTTATCAGGATGTGGAAGGAATCGAGCACCATCTGAGCTGGGAATCGATTACATGCCTGGAGTATCTGGTTCAGTACTTCGAGGCAGATCCAAAACGTATAGAAGAGCTTCGTAACATTCGTTTGTTAGATGAGCAAAAAGAGGAATAG
- a CDS encoding patatin-like phospholipase family protein, translated as MKADAVFEGGGVKGIAFIGALRVMEENGYTWERLAGTSAGSIVAALLGAGYSSHELKPIFEELDYLHFLKRSGLGRLPLIGPIYELVVREGIYRADRIELFIEELLLRKGVRTFGDLPPGKLKVVASDVTDGKMLILPDDLTRYGVEPDHFPVARAVRMSSSIPFFFQPAKLTSAGHVHYIVDGALLSNYPVWLFDVPGTPRWPTIGFRLSDDQDKREATSIKGLFSFSRGLLATMLDAHDRLFVEKAKAVRTIFIHTLGVRTTQFQLSKEMRQQLFESGEAAAHKFLAQWDFEDYVKVFRNSSPKMLV; from the coding sequence GTGAAAGCGGATGCGGTCTTTGAAGGTGGCGGCGTAAAAGGAATCGCTTTTATCGGTGCCTTGCGAGTCATGGAGGAGAATGGATACACATGGGAAAGGCTCGCTGGTACCTCGGCAGGCTCTATTGTTGCAGCTTTGCTCGGCGCAGGCTATTCCAGCCATGAATTGAAACCGATCTTTGAAGAGCTGGATTACCTTCACTTTCTCAAACGCTCAGGGCTGGGCAGGCTCCCTCTCATCGGACCAATCTATGAACTAGTCGTGCGGGAAGGGATTTATCGAGCAGATCGAATCGAGTTGTTCATAGAGGAGTTGTTACTACGAAAAGGAGTACGAACATTCGGAGATCTTCCTCCTGGTAAGCTGAAAGTTGTCGCATCTGATGTCACGGACGGAAAAATGCTTATTTTACCCGACGATTTGACCCGGTATGGTGTGGAACCCGATCATTTTCCTGTGGCACGGGCCGTTCGTATGTCTTCCTCGATTCCATTCTTTTTTCAGCCTGCAAAGCTGACAAGTGCTGGACATGTGCACTACATCGTCGATGGTGCTTTATTGAGCAATTACCCCGTGTGGTTATTTGATGTACCGGGGACTCCCCGGTGGCCGACGATTGGTTTTCGCCTGAGTGATGATCAGGACAAGAGAGAAGCGACTAGCATCAAGGGTCTTTTTTCCTTCTCTCGGGGATTGCTGGCGACCATGCTTGATGCCCATGACCGTCTGTTTGTGGAAAAGGCAAAAGCCGTTCGGACGATTTTCATTCATACATTAGGGGTGAGGACTACTCAGTTTCAACTGTCAAAAGAAATGCGGCAACAATTGTTTGAGTCAGGGGAGGCAGCCGCTCACAAATTTTTGGCACAATGGGATTTTGAAGATTACGTCAAGGTGTTTCGCAATAGCTCTCCGAAAATGCTGGTCTAA
- a CDS encoding DUF1385 domain-containing protein codes for MVIVLAQQNVPSYGGQAVIEGVMFGGKTMTVTAVRKKNHEIEYFESPRSEYKWITTLKKIPFLRGIVGLVEASANGAKHLNFASEQYSIESGEEVSESPSKLTMILGVAVVGVLSFLFGKFVFTLVPVFLADFLLGKWVPDGVPQTLAEGGFKILLLLGYITAIAQAPLIKRLFQYHGAEHKVINAFESGVELTVANVQKFSALHYRCGSSFLIFSVFVGVVIYSLFSYDSLTERVVQRIVLLPLVIGVSYEVLQWTNKLRDVPVLRYLGYPGLWLQKITTREPDDSQVEVAIASFQKMRELDQKHVQERMVTTG; via the coding sequence ATGGTGATAGTATTGGCGCAACAAAACGTACCTAGCTACGGCGGTCAGGCCGTCATCGAAGGTGTTATGTTCGGTGGCAAAACCATGACTGTTACGGCTGTTCGCAAAAAAAATCATGAAATTGAGTATTTTGAATCCCCAAGATCGGAATATAAATGGATTACTACGCTGAAAAAAATTCCGTTTTTGCGTGGGATTGTTGGTTTGGTCGAAGCCAGCGCCAATGGGGCCAAACATCTCAACTTCGCCTCTGAACAATACAGTATAGAGTCTGGAGAAGAGGTTTCTGAAAGTCCATCGAAGCTCACCATGATTTTAGGTGTTGCTGTTGTCGGGGTACTTTCCTTCCTGTTCGGGAAATTCGTATTTACACTCGTTCCCGTTTTCCTGGCAGACTTTTTACTCGGAAAATGGGTACCGGATGGCGTTCCACAAACGTTGGCTGAAGGCGGATTTAAAATCTTGCTCCTTCTCGGCTACATTACAGCGATTGCACAAGCACCGTTGATTAAAAGGCTCTTTCAATACCACGGAGCCGAGCATAAAGTGATTAACGCATTCGAATCCGGGGTAGAATTAACAGTAGCGAATGTACAAAAATTTTCCGCTCTGCATTATCGTTGTGGGAGCAGTTTTCTCATTTTCTCAGTGTTTGTCGGTGTCGTGATTTACTCACTGTTCAGTTATGACTCCCTGACGGAGAGGGTCGTACAGCGCATTGTTCTTTTGCCACTGGTAATCGGCGTCTCTTATGAGGTTTTGCAGTGGACAAACAAGCTCCGTGATGTACCAGTCCTACGTTACCTTGGTTATCCAGGATTGTGGTTGCAAAAGATCACGACTCGTGAACCAGATGACAGCCAAGTCGAGGTAGCCATCGCTTCCTTCCAAAAGATGCGGGAGCTTGATCAGAAGCACGTGCAGGAAAGAATGGTTACGACCGGATAA
- a CDS encoding YqhR family membrane protein, protein MEISKTGRKHKQARVSHTEEGRQGSKRISTSKILEVAFWGTIIWGFVRLMAHFLNMTPYGVGAFARPFIRIEDENTFASVCFGGIVLFVETAVASFVFSLLFSRIRAWWLGLVYGAVMFVIAGFFFHIKNWEVATLSAEAAWYLTFGLFIGMTIILEQSDENHTWNESTR, encoded by the coding sequence ATGGAAATAAGCAAAACAGGGCGGAAGCACAAGCAAGCGCGCGTATCCCATACAGAAGAAGGCAGGCAAGGGAGTAAAAGAATCTCCACTTCGAAGATTTTGGAGGTCGCCTTCTGGGGAACGATTATTTGGGGGTTTGTTCGTTTGATGGCTCACTTTTTGAACATGACTCCATATGGAGTTGGAGCCTTTGCACGTCCCTTTATCCGCATCGAGGACGAAAATACGTTTGCGAGCGTGTGCTTTGGCGGTATCGTGTTGTTCGTGGAAACAGCCGTTGCTTCATTTGTGTTCAGCTTGCTTTTTAGCCGGATCCGTGCGTGGTGGTTGGGACTCGTCTACGGGGCAGTCATGTTTGTGATAGCGGGTTTCTTCTTCCATATTAAAAATTGGGAGGTGGCCACTTTAAGTGCGGAAGCCGCTTGGTATTTGACGTTTGGCTTGTTCATTGGGATGACCATCATACTCGAGCAATCAGACGAGAATCATACATGGAATGAGTCCACAAGGTAG
- the aroQ gene encoding type II 3-dehydroquinate dehydratase — MTSVLLLNGPNLNLLGTREPDVYGRETLEDVVTILTGVMDELGGKLEHLQSNHEGVLIDAIHQARGVHDGILINPGAFTHYSYAIRDALASVALPTIEVHISNIHEREPFRHHSVIAPIAIGQVVGLGIDGYEWALRALVRKIEKK; from the coding sequence ATGACTTCCGTCTTGTTACTGAATGGGCCCAATCTGAATTTATTGGGGACAAGAGAGCCGGATGTTTACGGAAGGGAAACGCTGGAGGATGTGGTGACAATCCTGACGGGTGTCATGGATGAGTTGGGCGGAAAGCTTGAGCATCTCCAATCGAATCATGAAGGTGTCCTCATCGACGCGATTCATCAGGCGAGAGGTGTCCATGACGGCATCTTGATCAATCCAGGGGCATTCACACATTACAGCTATGCGATCCGAGACGCATTGGCCAGTGTGGCTCTGCCAACGATTGAAGTACATATTTCCAATATTCATGAACGGGAACCATTTCGCCATCACTCCGTCATCGCTCCTATCGCGATTGGACAAGTTGTCGGATTGGGGATCGATGGATATGAATGGGCACTAAGAGCGCTTGTCCGTAAAATCGAAAAAAAATAA
- a CDS encoding M24 family metallopeptidase, translating into MKQRLHKLREALTKVGAEAFITEKTENRFYLSGFTGSTGWVIVTETEAFLVTDFRYVEQAQEQAPDFTVVNNERKAVEAMAKLLQEKGIKRLAFESSVSFSTYQEWNKGFDGVELVPTSGLLEKIRMFKDESEMVIIREAVRIAEAAFTHIQGYIKPGVRESDVALELEYFMRKQGATGSAFDMIVASGVRGALPHGRASEKVIQAGEMVTLDFGAAYQGYNSDITRTLSVGEPDPKMREIYEIVLRAQLAGLEALKPGVSAKDADAATRDIITAAGYGDAYGHSAGHGLGLEVHELPGLSTVSTFVLEPGMLVTMEPGIYVTGLGGVRIEDDVWITANGHENLNKSTKELLILPV; encoded by the coding sequence ATGAAACAACGTCTGCATAAATTGCGTGAGGCACTTACAAAAGTTGGAGCAGAGGCGTTTATTACCGAAAAAACAGAGAATCGCTTCTACTTGAGTGGTTTCACCGGATCAACGGGATGGGTGATTGTCACCGAAACAGAGGCGTTTCTCGTCACAGACTTCCGCTATGTGGAACAAGCGCAAGAACAAGCACCTGATTTTACGGTGGTAAATAACGAGAGAAAAGCTGTTGAAGCGATGGCAAAGCTCCTGCAAGAAAAAGGGATTAAGCGTTTGGCATTCGAGAGCAGCGTGTCCTTTAGCACCTATCAGGAATGGAACAAAGGATTTGACGGAGTAGAACTGGTGCCAACAAGTGGTCTGCTTGAAAAAATCCGCATGTTTAAAGACGAATCCGAGATGGTTATTATTCGTGAAGCGGTTCGTATCGCGGAAGCGGCATTTACGCATATTCAAGGCTACATCAAGCCAGGTGTGCGTGAATCCGATGTTGCTTTGGAATTGGAATACTTCATGCGCAAACAAGGAGCGACAGGCTCTGCCTTTGATATGATCGTAGCGTCAGGTGTGCGCGGTGCTCTGCCACATGGACGAGCTTCCGAGAAAGTGATTCAGGCAGGGGAAATGGTTACGCTCGACTTTGGTGCTGCTTATCAAGGCTACAATTCCGATATCACACGCACGTTGTCCGTGGGAGAGCCAGACCCGAAAATGCGTGAAATCTACGAAATCGTTTTGCGTGCCCAACTCGCGGGTTTAGAAGCACTGAAGCCAGGTGTATCTGCAAAAGACGCTGACGCAGCAACGAGAGATATCATCACAGCAGCAGGCTATGGCGATGCCTATGGACATAGCGCAGGTCACGGTCTCGGACTGGAAGTTCACGAGCTGCCAGGGCTGTCGACTGTAAGTACCTTCGTATTGGAGCCAGGTATGCTCGTAACGATGGAGCCAGGTATTTACGTAACCGGACTTGGTGGCGTTCGGATCGAAGACGATGTGTGGATTACAGCCAATGGTCATGAGAACCTGAACAAGTCCACGAAAGAGTTGCTCATTTTGCCTGTGTAA
- the efp gene encoding elongation factor P — protein sequence MISVNDFRTGLTIEVDGNIYTVLEFQHVKPGKGAAFVRSKLRNLRNGNTTEMTFRGGEKVNPARIESSTMQYLYASGDEYTFMNTETYEQMTFTHNQIERELRFLKENMNVQIMQYNGETIGIQLPNTVELVVTECEPGVKGDTASNVTKKATLETGFVVNVPLFVEEGERLIIDTRTEAYVSRA from the coding sequence ATGATCTCTGTAAACGATTTTCGTACCGGTTTGACAATCGAAGTGGATGGCAATATTTATACCGTGCTAGAATTCCAACACGTAAAACCAGGTAAAGGTGCGGCTTTCGTTCGCTCCAAACTGCGCAACCTGCGCAATGGCAACACGACGGAAATGACTTTCCGTGGCGGTGAAAAAGTTAACCCTGCCCGCATCGAATCCAGCACCATGCAATACCTGTATGCGAGCGGAGACGAGTACACTTTCATGAATACGGAAACATACGAGCAAATGACGTTCACTCACAATCAAATCGAGCGTGAACTGCGTTTCCTCAAGGAAAACATGAACGTGCAAATCATGCAGTACAACGGAGAAACAATCGGTATTCAATTGCCGAATACGGTTGAACTCGTTGTAACAGAATGTGAGCCAGGTGTAAAAGGTGACACTGCTTCTAACGTAACAAAGAAAGCAACCTTGGAAACTGGTTTCGTAGTAAACGTTCCTCTCTTCGTAGAAGAAGGAGAGCGTCTGATCATCGATACTCGTACGGAAGCATACGTTTCCCGCGCGTAA
- the ant(6) gene encoding aminoglycoside 6-adenylyltransferase, with protein sequence MRTEQEMMSMLIDFARKDDRIRLVTLEGSRTNKNIPADPFQDYDISYFVTEMDSFKENDQWLDVFGNRIMMQKPEDMELFPSELGNWFSYLMLFEDGNKVDLTLIPLDETEPYFADSDGLVEVLLDKDERIKHEVLPSDHQYWTRKPTAREFDDCCNEFWMVSTYVVKGLARKEILFAIDHLNEIARPNLLRMMAWQIGCEKGFTFSVGKNYKFIDHHLPKEDWDSLLSSYRENSYADMWESLFTCYELFRKYSKAVAESLGYPYPAYDEAITKYAGNIYHSWK encoded by the coding sequence TTGAGAACGGAACAAGAAATGATGAGCATGCTGATCGATTTCGCCAGGAAGGATGATCGAATCCGCTTGGTAACTTTGGAAGGGTCACGTACGAACAAAAATATACCCGCTGATCCATTCCAAGATTATGATATTTCGTATTTTGTGACTGAGATGGATTCTTTCAAGGAAAATGATCAATGGCTCGATGTTTTTGGGAATCGAATCATGATGCAAAAACCGGAGGATATGGAGCTTTTTCCGTCCGAGTTAGGGAATTGGTTTTCCTATCTCATGCTATTTGAGGATGGAAATAAAGTAGATCTGACGCTGATTCCGTTAGATGAGACAGAGCCGTATTTTGCAGATAGCGACGGCCTGGTAGAGGTTTTGCTGGATAAGGACGAGCGTATCAAACACGAGGTGCTCCCTTCCGATCATCAATATTGGACCCGGAAGCCAACTGCTAGAGAGTTTGATGACTGCTGTAATGAATTTTGGATGGTCTCTACGTACGTTGTCAAAGGTCTGGCGAGAAAAGAAATCCTGTTTGCGATCGACCATCTCAACGAAATTGCCCGACCGAATTTGCTCCGCATGATGGCTTGGCAAATCGGATGTGAGAAAGGGTTTACGTTTAGTGTCGGGAAAAATTATAAATTTATCGATCACCATCTTCCAAAAGAAGATTGGGATTCCTTACTATCCAGTTATCGCGAAAATAGCTACGCAGACATGTGGGAATCGTTATTCACTTGCTATGAGCTCTTTCGAAAGTACTCAAAAGCGGTGGCAGAAAGTCTCGGATATCCGTACCCAGCTTACGATGAAGCCATTACCAAGTATGCGGGAAATATCTACCATTCTTGGAAGTAA
- a CDS encoding RNA polymerase sigma factor — MQDDWLLIQQVQKGNRDAYAYLVDKYKERLYSYLYRMTGQQQDAQDLTQEAFIKAYCQLDKYKPTDAFLAWLYRIASNLCIDAWRKNKHYAKTSLEETRLIESDTPEKAYLEKEKQDTLQQQIMALGEEYRVVFLLKYLEQMSYKEISEILHVPVTTVQMRIHHAKKKLRASIAQEMSGGAAIYELLQN; from the coding sequence TTGCAGGATGATTGGTTGCTCATACAACAGGTACAAAAAGGGAATCGGGATGCCTACGCGTACCTGGTCGACAAGTACAAAGAACGATTATACAGCTATCTTTATCGAATGACGGGGCAGCAGCAGGATGCCCAAGACCTGACACAAGAGGCTTTCATCAAAGCGTACTGTCAACTGGATAAATATAAGCCGACAGATGCTTTTTTGGCCTGGCTGTATCGGATTGCGTCCAACCTGTGTATAGACGCGTGGCGCAAGAACAAGCATTACGCCAAAACATCTTTGGAAGAGACAAGACTGATTGAATCCGATACACCCGAAAAAGCATATTTGGAAAAAGAAAAGCAAGATACCTTGCAGCAGCAAATCATGGCGTTGGGTGAAGAATACCGGGTTGTGTTTTTGCTGAAATACTTGGAACAGATGAGCTACAAAGAGATTAGCGAAATTTTGCATGTTCCGGTTACAACTGTACAAATGCGTATCCATCACGCCAAGAAAAAGCTCCGGGCTAGTATCGCGCAAGAAATGTCAGGAGGTGCTGCTATCTATGAATTGCTCCAAAACTGA